In Xyrauchen texanus isolate HMW12.3.18 chromosome 27, RBS_HiC_50CHRs, whole genome shotgun sequence, one genomic interval encodes:
- the LOC127621272 gene encoding KN motif and ankyrin repeat domain-containing protein 3-like isoform X1, with translation MTQSVHIASKLPNLSAPFHCSTEEETDQGSSYSVQTPYGFHLDLDFLKYVKEIESGHSIRRPNVNTRKGSRGDRAYQRNLVIGGRTSGWTSTESLSSTTSENGQANPPFLQSPITSPSKSQPLSPSPMISPSLPASSKVPPPPPPRNPRVERTLLETSIRLQQEQSQFSNGLGSNFLDLSKVSSKAGGSSSDFSIASSQLSLDGRMLQISPAVQNPLTSGRTRASPQTSGRCTPASSSGTSSLPPGQLQTVREQMAAALRQLREMEERVKGVPALEREVALLRAEKERLTLELQKKTEKLDATLKLKVSTASVVEAGVVEEVNNPTIITIDKRSIAVGGEIPLETVRVCKHQVVKDAAVEASVEVCHAAVETEDNAMLDEGIQAVVDTEDVAVWVIESFLGLQSETEREIDTLQHTIKFQQESIQVLETRLTQVNQDLDALRLQETERTSKIMLDKASLAKPETVNAQMETYPEVCSKTSVGVGVPDETDMDYFSKTKNDQSVQTDPVETSKEKAVTLISTGIQWESSLYVSDTQDSEEQTSSPEAVGPLKSIMKRKDGSGSGAASSGGKKSLKFVGILNGGYESTSSEEDEEEDKESSSDGSEAGLCSDSSVEEEAILEDTSDEEININVDEIDSDENTAAGTEDLMDQAEAVKEKFELSTKMREACLILKNHLNDGSKTVKSKEVLSSTHTIQLEWFRISSAKMAQLSRVSNYLMAFSEVSPVLLQHIVNMTDGNGNTALHYSVSHSNFTVVDLLLDTGMCNVDQQNKAGYTAVMLAALSAVKEEDDMAVVQKLFRLGNVNAKASQAGQTALMLAVSHGRQEMVRALLDCCANVNIQDDEGSTALMCASEHGRAEIVSLLLDQHGCDITVVDNDGSNALSIALEASHNDIAVLLYAHMNYSKTQGDVTPKANPRGPSSPR, from the exons ATGACCCAGTCTGTGCACATAGCTTCCAAACTGCCAA ATCTTAGTGCCCCTTTTCATTGCTCTACTGAGGAAGAAACAGATCAAGGTAGCTCCTATTCTGTACAGACACCCTATGGATTCCACCTGGACCTTGATTTTCTCAAGTATGTTAAAGAAATAGAGAGTGGGCACAGCATCCGTAGGCCTAATGTTAACACTCGTAAAGGATCAAGAGGCGACCGTGCCTACCAGAGAAATCTGGTTATTGGGGGTAGGACCAGTGGCTGGACCTCCACTGAGTCACTTTCATCAACAACAAGTGAGAATGGCCAAGCTAACCCACCTTTTCTCCAGAGCCCCATCACATCACCCAGCAAATCACAACCACTTTCTCCATCACCAATGATAAGTCCAAGTCTACCTGCTTCCTCGAAAGTGCCACCACCACCTCCACCGCGTAACCCCAGGGTAGAGCGAACTCTCCTTGAAACAAGCATTCGATTGCAACAGGAGCAAAGTCAGTTTTCCAATGGATTAGGCTCCAATTTTCTTGACCTTTCCAAAGTGAGTTCCAAAGCTGGCGGATCTAGTAGTGACTTCTCCATAGCTTCTTCCCAGCTTTCTCTAGATGGACGCATGCTACAGATTTCACCTGCTGTGCAGAACCCCCTTACTAGTGGCAGGACCAGAGCTAGTCCTCAGACTTCTGGAAGGTGCACTCCAGCCTCCAGCTCAGGAACATCTTCATTGCCTCCTGGGCAGCTTCAGACTGTTCGAGAACAGATGGCTGCTGCCCTTAGGCAGCTGAGAGAGATGGAAGAGAGAGTGAAAGGAGTACCAGCCCTAGAAAGAGAAGTGGCATTGCTCCGTGCCGAAAAGGAAAGGTTGACTCTGGAACTTCAAAAGAAAACTGAGAAACTTGATGCTACTCTCAAACTGAAAGTCTCCACTGCATCAGTAGTGGAAGCAGGAGTAGTAGAGGAAGTAAATAACCCTACTATCATTACTATAGACAAAAGATCCATTGCAGTAGGTGGTGAAATACCTCTTGAGACAGTAAGAGTCTGCAAACATCAGGTAGTCAAGGATGCTGCTGTTGAAGCTTCTGTTGAGGTTTGCCATGCAGCTGTTGAGACTGAAGACAATGCCATGCTTGATGAGGGAATACAGGCTGTAGTGGATACAGAAGATGTTGCTGTCTGGGTAATAGAATCATTTCTAGGGCTTCAAAGTGAGACAGAACGAGAAATTGATACACTGCAGCATACCATCAAATTTCAACAAGAATCAATTCAGGTTCTAGAGACCCGATTAACTCAGGTCAATCAAGACCTGGATGCATTAAGGTTGCAAGAAACAGAGAGGACATCCAAGATTATGTTGGACAAAGCATCACTAGCCAAACCAGAGACAGTCAATGCCCAAATGGAAACTTATCCTGAGGTTTGTTCAAAAACATCAGTTGGAGTGGGGGTTCCAGATGAGACTGACATGGATTACTTTTCAaagacaaaaaatgaccaaagCGTACAAACAGACCCTGTGGAAACTTCAAAGGAGAAAGCTGTGACACTGATAAGCACAGGTATTCAGTGGGAATCCAGTCTCTACGTTAGTGATACACAAGACAGTGAAGAACAGACCTCTTCTCCAGAGG ctGTAGGACCTCTGAAGTCTATCATGAAGAGGAAGGATGGGAGTGGTTCTGGTGCAGCTTCCAGTGGTGGCAAAAAGAGTTTGAAGTTTGTTGGAATTTTAAATGGAGG GTATGAATCGACCTCTAgtgaggaggatgaggaagaggatAAGGAGAGTTCCTCAGATGGAAGTGAGGCTGGTTTGTGTTCAGACAGCAGTGTGGAAGAGGAGGCAATTCTGGAGGACACGTCTGATGAGGAGATTAACATAAATGTGGATGAAATAGACAGTGATGAGAACACAGCAGCTGGAACTGAAGATCTGATGGATCAGGCAGAGGCAGTGAAGGAAAA GTTTGAACTAAGTACCAAAATGCGTGAGGCTTGTTTGATTTTGAAGAACCACCTTAATGATGGATCCAAAACAGTGAAGAGTAAAGAAGTG CTGTCCAGCACTCATACCATTCAGCTGGAATGGTTCAGAATATCCAGTGCAAAGATGGCCCAACTGTCACGTGTATCAAATTACCTGATGGCTTTCTCAGAGGTGTCCCCCGTCCTACTGCAACACATAGTCAACATGACGGACGGCAATGGCAACACTGCTCTGCACTACAGCGTCTCCCACTCCAACTTCACAGTAGTGGACCTACTGCTGGACACAG gcATGTGTAATGTGGATCAGCAGAATAAAGCAGGTTATACTGCTGTGATGCTGGCAGCACTTTCAGCAGTGAAGGAGGAAGACGACATGGCTGTGGTCCAGAAACTCTTCCGTCTGGGCAACGTTAATGCCAAGGCCAGCCAA GCAGGACAGACGGCTTTGATGCTGGCAGTGAGTCACGGCAGGCAGGAGATGGTGCGAGCGCTGCTGGACTGTTGTGCTAATGTGAACATTCAAGATGATGAGGGCTCCACTGCTCTGATGTGTGCCAGTGAACACGGCCGAGCTGAGATCGTCTCTTTGCTTCTGGATCAGCATGGTTGTGATATTACAGTCGTAGACAAC GATGGCAGTAATGCTCTCTCCATTGCCCTGGAGGCGTCCCACAATGACATCGCTGTCTTACTGTATGCCCATATGAACTACTCGAAAACACAAGGAGAT gtaACACCTAAAGCAAACCCCCGGGGCCCATCCAGTCCTAGATAA
- the LOC127621272 gene encoding KN motif and ankyrin repeat domain-containing protein 3-like isoform X2, whose translation MTQSVHIASKLPNLSAPFHCSTEEETDQGSSYSVQTPYGFHLDLDFLKYVKEIESGHSIRRPNVNTRKGSRGDRAYQRNLVIGGRTSGWTSTESLSSTTSENGQANPPFLQSPITSPSKSQPLSPSPMISPSLPASSKVPPPPPPRNPRVERTLLETSIRLQQEQSQFSNGLGSNFLDLSKVSSKAGGSSSDFSIASSQLSLDGRMLQISPAVQNPLTSGRTRASPQTSGRCTPASSSGTSSLPPGQLQTVREQMAAALRQLREMEERVKGVPALEREVALLRAEKERLTLELQKKTEKLDATLKLKVSTASVVEAGVVEEVNNPTIITIDKRSIAVGGEIPLETVRVCKHQVVKDAAVEASVEVCHAAVETEDNAMLDEGIQAVVDTEDVAVWVIESFLGLQSETEREIDTLQHTIKFQQESIQVLETRLTQVNQDLDALRLQETERTSKIMLDKASLAKPETVNAQMETYPEVCSKTSVGVGVPDETDMDYFSKTKNDQSVQTDPVETSKEKAVTLISTGIQWESSLYVSDTQDSEEQTSSPEAVGPLKSIMKRKDGSGSGAASSGGKKSLKFVGILNGGYESTSSEEDEEEDKESSSDGSEAGLCSDSSVEEEAILEDTSDEEININVDEIDSDENTAAGTEDLMDQAEAVKEKFELSTKMREACLILKNHLNDGSKTVKSKEVLSSTHTIQLEWFRISSAKMAQLSRVSNYLMAFSEVSPVLLQHIVNMTDGNGNTALHYSVSHSNFTVVDLLLDTGMCNVDQQNKAGYTAVMLAALSAVKEEDDMAVVQKLFRLGNVNAKASQAGQTALMLAVSHGRQEMVRALLDCCANVNIQDDEGSTALMCASEHGRAEIVSLLLDQHGCDITVVDNDGSNALSIALEASHNDIAVLLYAHMNYSKTQGDIWSSNPIGQEFQ comes from the exons ATGACCCAGTCTGTGCACATAGCTTCCAAACTGCCAA ATCTTAGTGCCCCTTTTCATTGCTCTACTGAGGAAGAAACAGATCAAGGTAGCTCCTATTCTGTACAGACACCCTATGGATTCCACCTGGACCTTGATTTTCTCAAGTATGTTAAAGAAATAGAGAGTGGGCACAGCATCCGTAGGCCTAATGTTAACACTCGTAAAGGATCAAGAGGCGACCGTGCCTACCAGAGAAATCTGGTTATTGGGGGTAGGACCAGTGGCTGGACCTCCACTGAGTCACTTTCATCAACAACAAGTGAGAATGGCCAAGCTAACCCACCTTTTCTCCAGAGCCCCATCACATCACCCAGCAAATCACAACCACTTTCTCCATCACCAATGATAAGTCCAAGTCTACCTGCTTCCTCGAAAGTGCCACCACCACCTCCACCGCGTAACCCCAGGGTAGAGCGAACTCTCCTTGAAACAAGCATTCGATTGCAACAGGAGCAAAGTCAGTTTTCCAATGGATTAGGCTCCAATTTTCTTGACCTTTCCAAAGTGAGTTCCAAAGCTGGCGGATCTAGTAGTGACTTCTCCATAGCTTCTTCCCAGCTTTCTCTAGATGGACGCATGCTACAGATTTCACCTGCTGTGCAGAACCCCCTTACTAGTGGCAGGACCAGAGCTAGTCCTCAGACTTCTGGAAGGTGCACTCCAGCCTCCAGCTCAGGAACATCTTCATTGCCTCCTGGGCAGCTTCAGACTGTTCGAGAACAGATGGCTGCTGCCCTTAGGCAGCTGAGAGAGATGGAAGAGAGAGTGAAAGGAGTACCAGCCCTAGAAAGAGAAGTGGCATTGCTCCGTGCCGAAAAGGAAAGGTTGACTCTGGAACTTCAAAAGAAAACTGAGAAACTTGATGCTACTCTCAAACTGAAAGTCTCCACTGCATCAGTAGTGGAAGCAGGAGTAGTAGAGGAAGTAAATAACCCTACTATCATTACTATAGACAAAAGATCCATTGCAGTAGGTGGTGAAATACCTCTTGAGACAGTAAGAGTCTGCAAACATCAGGTAGTCAAGGATGCTGCTGTTGAAGCTTCTGTTGAGGTTTGCCATGCAGCTGTTGAGACTGAAGACAATGCCATGCTTGATGAGGGAATACAGGCTGTAGTGGATACAGAAGATGTTGCTGTCTGGGTAATAGAATCATTTCTAGGGCTTCAAAGTGAGACAGAACGAGAAATTGATACACTGCAGCATACCATCAAATTTCAACAAGAATCAATTCAGGTTCTAGAGACCCGATTAACTCAGGTCAATCAAGACCTGGATGCATTAAGGTTGCAAGAAACAGAGAGGACATCCAAGATTATGTTGGACAAAGCATCACTAGCCAAACCAGAGACAGTCAATGCCCAAATGGAAACTTATCCTGAGGTTTGTTCAAAAACATCAGTTGGAGTGGGGGTTCCAGATGAGACTGACATGGATTACTTTTCAaagacaaaaaatgaccaaagCGTACAAACAGACCCTGTGGAAACTTCAAAGGAGAAAGCTGTGACACTGATAAGCACAGGTATTCAGTGGGAATCCAGTCTCTACGTTAGTGATACACAAGACAGTGAAGAACAGACCTCTTCTCCAGAGG ctGTAGGACCTCTGAAGTCTATCATGAAGAGGAAGGATGGGAGTGGTTCTGGTGCAGCTTCCAGTGGTGGCAAAAAGAGTTTGAAGTTTGTTGGAATTTTAAATGGAGG GTATGAATCGACCTCTAgtgaggaggatgaggaagaggatAAGGAGAGTTCCTCAGATGGAAGTGAGGCTGGTTTGTGTTCAGACAGCAGTGTGGAAGAGGAGGCAATTCTGGAGGACACGTCTGATGAGGAGATTAACATAAATGTGGATGAAATAGACAGTGATGAGAACACAGCAGCTGGAACTGAAGATCTGATGGATCAGGCAGAGGCAGTGAAGGAAAA GTTTGAACTAAGTACCAAAATGCGTGAGGCTTGTTTGATTTTGAAGAACCACCTTAATGATGGATCCAAAACAGTGAAGAGTAAAGAAGTG CTGTCCAGCACTCATACCATTCAGCTGGAATGGTTCAGAATATCCAGTGCAAAGATGGCCCAACTGTCACGTGTATCAAATTACCTGATGGCTTTCTCAGAGGTGTCCCCCGTCCTACTGCAACACATAGTCAACATGACGGACGGCAATGGCAACACTGCTCTGCACTACAGCGTCTCCCACTCCAACTTCACAGTAGTGGACCTACTGCTGGACACAG gcATGTGTAATGTGGATCAGCAGAATAAAGCAGGTTATACTGCTGTGATGCTGGCAGCACTTTCAGCAGTGAAGGAGGAAGACGACATGGCTGTGGTCCAGAAACTCTTCCGTCTGGGCAACGTTAATGCCAAGGCCAGCCAA GCAGGACAGACGGCTTTGATGCTGGCAGTGAGTCACGGCAGGCAGGAGATGGTGCGAGCGCTGCTGGACTGTTGTGCTAATGTGAACATTCAAGATGATGAGGGCTCCACTGCTCTGATGTGTGCCAGTGAACACGGCCGAGCTGAGATCGTCTCTTTGCTTCTGGATCAGCATGGTTGTGATATTACAGTCGTAGACAAC GATGGCAGTAATGCTCTCTCCATTGCCCTGGAGGCGTCCCACAATGACATCGCTGTCTTACTGTATGCCCATATGAACTACTCGAAAACACAAGGAGAT ATATGGTCCTCTAATCCGATTGGACAAGAATTCCAATAG